One Solea senegalensis isolate Sse05_10M linkage group LG3, IFAPA_SoseM_1, whole genome shotgun sequence genomic window carries:
- the lg3h11orf68 gene encoding UPF0696 protein C11orf68 homolog → MEGEVVPVDSYVGTSFAAETYAAEAMAADMDPWIVFDSRRTPRSEFDGWLESNTPSQVYRYGDEESGVGPVGWIAVLGPNHCPSTGDVVGLQEGWEKLLASGRPVTFQTVKELALNHGVLTGKWLMHLDSGFKLDHTWEFVARAALDGKISLVKVSPYDHKSDGKQVICAYNQNFTDESEVIKLDSIIRSTGVKCPLSYKPDVYTYLGIYRNNRWKICPTIYESKFDLECVPRRSHIINKVTNLEVT, encoded by the coding sequence ATGGAGGGAGAAGTGGTCCCGGTTGACAGTTACGTGGGGACCTCCTTTGCGGCAGAAACCTATGCCGCTGAGGCCATGGCTGCAGACATGGACCCATGGATTGTGTTTGACTCGAGAAGAACTCCACGATCTGAGTTTGATGGCTGGCTGGAGAGCAACACACCCTCGCAAGTGTACAGATACGGTGATGAGGAAAGCGGCGTTGGCCCTGTGGGGTGGATCGCTGTGCTAGGCCCAAACCACTGCCCCAGTACTGGAGATGTTGTGGGTCTTCAGGAGGGCTGGGAGAAACTGTTGGCCAGTGGCCGGCCTGTCACCTTCCAGACAGTGAAGGAGCTTGCCTTGAACCACGGGGTGCTCACTGGCAAATGGCTCATGCACTTGGACTCTGGTTTTAAGTTGGACCATACATGGGAGTTTGTAGCTAGAGCAGCCCTGGATGGCAAGATCTCCCTGGTTAAAGTCAGTCCCTATGACCATAAGAGTGATGGCAAACAGGTCATTTGTGCCTATAACCAGAACTTCACTGATGAGAGCGAGGTAATAAAGCTGGACTCCATCATTCGTTCCACAGGAGTCAAATGCCCTCTCTCTTACAAGCCAGATGTGTACACCTACCTGGGAATCTATCGCAACAACCGCTGGAAGATCTGTCCAACCATATACGAGAGCAAGTTTGACCTGGAGTGTGTACCGAGGCGTTCCCACATCATCAACAAAGTCACCAATCTTGAAGTAACATAA
- the rela gene encoding transcription factor p65 isoform X2, with amino-acid sequence MAGVYGWGMTQLNPVQTTPFIEIIEQPKQRGMRFRYKCEGRSAGSIPGEKSNDTTKTHPAIKVHNYSGPLRVRISLVTKNPPHKPHPHELVGKDCKHGYYEADLQERRIHSFQNLGIQCVKKKDVNEAITCRLQTNNNPYNIPEAKVWEEEFDLNSVRLCFQASITLPTGELFPLEPVVSQPIYDNRAPNTAELKICRVNRNSGSCKGGDEIFLLCDKVQKEDIEVRFFQDSWEGKGTFSQADVHRQVAIVFRTPPYRDTNLSEPIRVKMQLRRPSDREVSEPMDFQYLPSDPDEYKLSEKRKRTGDMFQSLKLGPMLSSVSLPQDRRHISSARRTVALKPPAMNAQAAVVPPGASAVKPQPSYSFVQPGQLFSVQPKVEASPSISTVTINQTWKNMESLKLGPQPKASPVANFIMSQAPSSSSSSSTTTSTANQDYSTVNLSDLHEFFPGISSAMAQEPSASQGSTASSHAAFNLHGSQFRVDAPLVEDDIPEFPSFSEAQAQGTLDSLNMDDFEDLLNPRLMSESGNGALVMAQPSCQQAAPPSSSILTQNNTVSQNTSDPPNNPGSTWMSYPNSIVNLLQSEDMIVLPSNNHQPVVLDEFDELMSADEDRLISIFNSESQAGFVSGHHA; translated from the exons ATGGCGG GCGTGTATGGATGGGGCATGACCCAGCTCAATCCAG TCCAAACAACCCCTTTCATAGAGATCATTGAGCAGCCAAAGCAGAGGGGCATGAGGTTTCGGTACAAGTGTGAGGGACGTTCAGCCGGCAGCATCCCCGGAGAGAAGAGCAACGACACCACTAAGACTCACCCAGCCATCAAG GTGCACAACTACAGCGGCCCACTGCGTGTTCGCATCTCGCTGGTCACGAAGAACCCGCCGCACAAGCCACACCCCCATGAACTGGTTGGGAAGGACTGCAAACACGGCTACTATGAGGCTGACCTGCAGGAGAGACGGATACATAG TTTTCAGAACCTGGGCATACAGTGTGTGAAGAAGAAGGATGTGAACGAGGCCATCACGTGCCGACTGCAGACTAACAATAACCCCTACAACA TTCCCGAGGCGAAGGTGTGGGAGGAGGAGTTTGACCTGAACTCGGTTCGGCTCTGCTTCCAAGCCTCCATCACTCTGCCCACAGGAGAGCTGTTTCCTCTGGAGCCTGTCGTATCACAGCCCATTTATGACAACA GAGCCCCAAACACAGCTGAGCTGAAGATCTGCCGAGTCAACCGCAACTCCGGGAGCTGCAAAGGAGGGGACGAAATCTTTCTGCTGTGTGACAAAGTGCAAAAAG AAGACATTGAGGTGCGTTTCTTCCAGGACTCCTGGGAGGGAAAAGGCACCTTCTCGCAGGCTGATGTCCACAGGCAGGTGGCCATTGTTTTCCGCACCCCGCCGTACCGCGACACTAACCTTTCCGAGCCCATTAGAGTCAAGATGCAGCTCCGCCGGCCCTCCGACCGCGAGGTCAGTGAGCCGATGGACTTCCAGTATCTGCCCAGTGACCCAG ATGAGTACAAACTGAGTGAGAAGAGAAAGCGCACAGGTGATATGTTCCAGAGCCTGAAGCTGGGGCCCATGCTGTCCAGTG TGTCCTTGCCACAAGATAGACGACACATAAGCTCAGCAAGGAGAACAGTCGCACTCAAGCCTCCAGCAATGAACGCACAAGCTG CTGTGGTGCCCCCTGGTGCCAGTGCAGTGAAACCCCAGCCTTCCTACTCTTTTGTTCAGCCCGGCCAGCTCTTCTCAGTCCAGCCGAAGGTCGAGGCCTCCCCCTCCATCTCAACTGTGACAATAAACCAAACGTGGAAAAACATGGAGAGCCTGAAGCTGGGCCCACAGCCCAAAGCCAGTCCCGTGGCCAACTTCATAATGAGCCAGGCAccatcgtcctcctcttcctcctctaccACCACCTCCACCGCCAACCAGGACTACTCCACTGTCAACCTGTCAGACCTTCATGAATTCTTCCCTGGAATTTCCTCTGCCATGGCCCAGGAGCCCTCAGCTTCTCAGGGAAGCACAGCCTCCTCACATGCCGCCTTCAACCTCCACGGCTCTCAGTTCAGGGTGGACGCACCACTGGTGGAGGATGATATCCCAGAGTTCCCCAGCTTTTCTGAAGCACAGGCACAAGGAACCCTGGACAGCTTAAACATGGATGACTTTGAGGACCTCCTGAACCCACGGCTCATGAGCGAGAGTGGAAATGGCGCCTTGGTGATGGCCCAGCCTTCATGCCAACAAGCTGCGCCTCCCAGCTCCTCGATTCTCACCCAGAATAACACAGTATCCCAGAACACTTCTGACCCCCCCAATAACCCTGGAAGCACTTGGATGAGTTACCCCAACAGCATCGTCAACTTGCTGCAGAGCGAGGACATGATTGTACTCCCGTCCAACAACCACCAGCCCGTCGTGCTGGACGAATTTGACGAGCTGATGTCCGCCGACGAGGACCGCCTCATTTCCATTTTCAACAGCGAAAGCCAAGCTGGGTTTGTGTCGGGACACCATGCATAA
- the rela gene encoding transcription factor p65 isoform X1: MAGVYGWGMTQLNPVQTTPFIEIIEQPKQRGMRFRYKCEGRSAGSIPGEKSNDTTKTHPAIKVHNYSGPLRVRISLVTKNPPHKPHPHELVGKDCKHGYYEADLQERRIHSFQNLGIQCVKKKDVNEAITCRLQTNNNPYNIPEAKVWEEEFDLNSVRLCFQASITLPTGELFPLEPVVSQPIYDNRAPNTAELKICRVNRNSGSCKGGDEIFLLCDKVQKEDIEVRFFQDSWEGKGTFSQADVHRQVAIVFRTPPYRDTNLSEPIRVKMQLRRPSDREVSEPMDFQYLPSDPDEYKLSEKRKRTGDMFQSLKLGPMLSSVSLPQDRRHISSARRTVALKPPAMNAQAAAVVPPGASAVKPQPSYSFVQPGQLFSVQPKVEASPSISTVTINQTWKNMESLKLGPQPKASPVANFIMSQAPSSSSSSSTTTSTANQDYSTVNLSDLHEFFPGISSAMAQEPSASQGSTASSHAAFNLHGSQFRVDAPLVEDDIPEFPSFSEAQAQGTLDSLNMDDFEDLLNPRLMSESGNGALVMAQPSCQQAAPPSSSILTQNNTVSQNTSDPPNNPGSTWMSYPNSIVNLLQSEDMIVLPSNNHQPVVLDEFDELMSADEDRLISIFNSESQAGFVSGHHA; this comes from the exons ATGGCGG GCGTGTATGGATGGGGCATGACCCAGCTCAATCCAG TCCAAACAACCCCTTTCATAGAGATCATTGAGCAGCCAAAGCAGAGGGGCATGAGGTTTCGGTACAAGTGTGAGGGACGTTCAGCCGGCAGCATCCCCGGAGAGAAGAGCAACGACACCACTAAGACTCACCCAGCCATCAAG GTGCACAACTACAGCGGCCCACTGCGTGTTCGCATCTCGCTGGTCACGAAGAACCCGCCGCACAAGCCACACCCCCATGAACTGGTTGGGAAGGACTGCAAACACGGCTACTATGAGGCTGACCTGCAGGAGAGACGGATACATAG TTTTCAGAACCTGGGCATACAGTGTGTGAAGAAGAAGGATGTGAACGAGGCCATCACGTGCCGACTGCAGACTAACAATAACCCCTACAACA TTCCCGAGGCGAAGGTGTGGGAGGAGGAGTTTGACCTGAACTCGGTTCGGCTCTGCTTCCAAGCCTCCATCACTCTGCCCACAGGAGAGCTGTTTCCTCTGGAGCCTGTCGTATCACAGCCCATTTATGACAACA GAGCCCCAAACACAGCTGAGCTGAAGATCTGCCGAGTCAACCGCAACTCCGGGAGCTGCAAAGGAGGGGACGAAATCTTTCTGCTGTGTGACAAAGTGCAAAAAG AAGACATTGAGGTGCGTTTCTTCCAGGACTCCTGGGAGGGAAAAGGCACCTTCTCGCAGGCTGATGTCCACAGGCAGGTGGCCATTGTTTTCCGCACCCCGCCGTACCGCGACACTAACCTTTCCGAGCCCATTAGAGTCAAGATGCAGCTCCGCCGGCCCTCCGACCGCGAGGTCAGTGAGCCGATGGACTTCCAGTATCTGCCCAGTGACCCAG ATGAGTACAAACTGAGTGAGAAGAGAAAGCGCACAGGTGATATGTTCCAGAGCCTGAAGCTGGGGCCCATGCTGTCCAGTG TGTCCTTGCCACAAGATAGACGACACATAAGCTCAGCAAGGAGAACAGTCGCACTCAAGCCTCCAGCAATGAACGCACAAGCTG cAGCTGTGGTGCCCCCTGGTGCCAGTGCAGTGAAACCCCAGCCTTCCTACTCTTTTGTTCAGCCCGGCCAGCTCTTCTCAGTCCAGCCGAAGGTCGAGGCCTCCCCCTCCATCTCAACTGTGACAATAAACCAAACGTGGAAAAACATGGAGAGCCTGAAGCTGGGCCCACAGCCCAAAGCCAGTCCCGTGGCCAACTTCATAATGAGCCAGGCAccatcgtcctcctcttcctcctctaccACCACCTCCACCGCCAACCAGGACTACTCCACTGTCAACCTGTCAGACCTTCATGAATTCTTCCCTGGAATTTCCTCTGCCATGGCCCAGGAGCCCTCAGCTTCTCAGGGAAGCACAGCCTCCTCACATGCCGCCTTCAACCTCCACGGCTCTCAGTTCAGGGTGGACGCACCACTGGTGGAGGATGATATCCCAGAGTTCCCCAGCTTTTCTGAAGCACAGGCACAAGGAACCCTGGACAGCTTAAACATGGATGACTTTGAGGACCTCCTGAACCCACGGCTCATGAGCGAGAGTGGAAATGGCGCCTTGGTGATGGCCCAGCCTTCATGCCAACAAGCTGCGCCTCCCAGCTCCTCGATTCTCACCCAGAATAACACAGTATCCCAGAACACTTCTGACCCCCCCAATAACCCTGGAAGCACTTGGATGAGTTACCCCAACAGCATCGTCAACTTGCTGCAGAGCGAGGACATGATTGTACTCCCGTCCAACAACCACCAGCCCGTCGTGCTGGACGAATTTGACGAGCTGATGTCCGCCGACGAGGACCGCCTCATTTCCATTTTCAACAGCGAAAGCCAAGCTGGGTTTGTGTCGGGACACCATGCATAA
- the LOC122765921 gene encoding serine/threonine-protein phosphatase PP1-beta catalytic subunit-like produces MVRSWHRGGALPSCRLPARLFAPDRLRRAELLVTEMAEGELDVDSLISRLLEVRRCRPGKIVQMTEAEVRGLCIKSREIFLSQPILLELEAPLKICGDIHGQYTDLLRLFEYGGFPPEANYLFLGDYVDRGKQSLETICLLLAYKIKYPENFFLLRGNHECASINRIYGFYDECKRRFNIKLWKTFTDCFNCLPIAAIVDEKIFCCHGGLSPDLQSMEQIRRIMRPTDVPDTGLLCDLLWSDPDKDVQGWGENDRGVSFTFGADVVSKFLNRHDLDLICRAHQVVEDGYEFFAKRQLVTLFSAPNYCGEFDNAGGMMSVDETLMCSFQILKPSEKKAKYQYGGMNSGRPVTPPRTAQPPKKR; encoded by the exons ATGGTGCGTTCATGGCACCGAGGCGGGGCCTTGCCCTCCTGCCGCCTGCCTGCCCGCCTGTTCGCTCCAGACCGTCTGAGGAGGGCAGAGCTGTTGGTTACAGAAATGGCGGAGGGGGAGCTGGACGTCGACTCGCTGATTTCCAGGCTGTTAGAGG TGCGAAGATGTCGTCCAGGGAAGATTGTCCAGATGACGGAGGCTGAGGTGCGCGGCCTCTGCATCAAGTCCAGGGAGATCTTCCTCAGTCAGCCGATCCTGCTGGAGCTGGAGGCTCCCCTCAAAATATGTG GTGACATCCACGGACAGTACACAGACCTGCTGAGGCTCTTCGAGTATGGCGGTTTCCCCCCCGAGGCCAACTACCTTTTCCTGGGTGACTACGTGGACAGAGGGAAACAGTCTCTGGAGACCATCTGCCTGCTGCTGGCCTACAAGATCAAATACCCCGAGAACTTCTTCCTGCTCAGAGGCAACCACGAGTGCGCCTCCATCAACCGCATCTACGGCTTCTACGACGAGT GTAAACGCAGATTCAACATCAAACTGTGGAAGACGTTCACCGACTGCTTCAACTGCCTGCCCATCGCTGCCATCGTGGACGAGAAGATCTTCTGCTGTCACGGAG GTTTGTCTCCTGACCTTCAGTCTATGGAGCAGATCCGACGCATTATGAGACCAACAGATGTGCCCGACACAG GTCTTCTGTGTGACCTGCTGTGGTCAGACCCAGACAAGGACGTCCAAGGCTGGGGAGAGAACGACCGCGGCGTCTCCTTCACGTTCGGAGCTGATGTAGTCAGCAAGTTCCTGAACCGCCACGACCTGGACCTCATCTGTCGAGCCCACcag GTGGTAGAAGACGGCTATGAGTTCTTTGCCAAGCGGCAGCTGGTGACTCTGTTCTCGGCTCCCAACTACTGTGGAGAGTTCGATAACGCCGGCGGCATGATGAGCGTGGACGAAACACTCATGTGCTCCTTCCAG ATCCTGAAGCCGTCTGAGAAGAAAGCAAAGTACCAGTATGGAGGCATGAACTCGGGACGGCCTGTTACTCCTCCCCGCACAGCCCAGCCTCCCAAGAAACGATGA